A region from the Triticum urartu cultivar G1812 unplaced genomic scaffold, Tu2.1 TuUngrouped_contig_6265, whole genome shotgun sequence genome encodes:
- the LOC125530364 gene encoding uncharacterized protein LOC125530364 — translation MHHLLFDCCKQLTHLTLHHCDTGSFSLFKIDAPGSKLRILEIEKCRFLRIDLVCLPKLEKFLWETWVSQVAPLTFGFVPSLGELELSSGSNCDQRLFRLSELLHGVTSIHTLTLDFQGETLWVQPEMEELRTAFSKLRKLFVRGIFVEFGISWTTAFLVAAPSIEMLHIEVWEHTCDVGEARPASYHDRKSPRWEMHLDSSSENRLLKELEFAGFKSLEQQFTFIRSMLERCPNLQKIVLGDEEQCDDCDTLKVPRPSRFPSKEDEQEMVVKRIRDEMFSPEIFFYEYEES, via the exons ATGCACCATCTCCTGTTTGACTGCTGCAAGCAACTGACGCATCTAACTCTTCATCATTGTGATACTGGTTCCTTCTCTCTCTTTAAGATTGATGCACCAGGCTCAAAACTCCGTATTCTAGAAATCGAGAAGTGTCGCTTTCTGAGAATCGACCTGGTGTGCCTCCCGAAATTAGAGAAGTTCTTATGGGAGACCTGGGTATCTCAGGTTGCCCCATTGACCTTTGGTTTTGTCCCATCTCTTGGGGAATTAGAACTCTCAAGTGGTTCAAATTGTGATCAACGCTTATTTAGATTAAGTGAACTTCTACATGGAGTAACAAGCATACATACTCTCACATTGGATTTCCAAGGAGAAACC CTTTGGGTGCAACCTGAAATGGAGGAACTTCGCACCGCATTCAGCAAACTAAGGAAGCTGTTCGTACGTGGTATATTTGTTGAATTTGGCATTTCATGGACGACAGCCTTTCTTGTAGCAGCACCATCTATCGAAATGTTGCATATTGAG GTATGGGAACATACATGCGATGTGGGTGAGGCCAGACCTGCTTCCTACCATGACAGAAAGAGTCCTCGATGGGAAATGCACTTGGACAGCAGCTCCGAGAACAGGCTTCTAAAAGAGCTAGAATTTGCTGGATTTAAATCACTCGAACAACAGTTTACATTTATAAGATCCATGTTGGAGCGATGTCCCAACTTGCAGAAGATAGTTCTGGGAGATGAGGAGCAGTGCGATGACTGCGACACCCTTAAGGTACCTCGTCCTTCGAGATTTCCAAGCAAGGAAGATGAGCAAGAAATGGTGGTTAAGCGGATTAGAGATGAAATGTTCTCGCCAGAGATATTTTTTTATGAGTACGAAGAGAGCTGA